The Nitrospirota bacterium nucleotide sequence GAAAAAATAATTTGGATGGCGCGAGTAATACCACAGTCCGTCGCGACAGACGCGATCGCGATTCCAAGATTTGGAACGAAACTGCGCAAGTTGCCAATCGGCCATCGCTTCACCGGCGATCGCGACCATCCAGATCAGCAATCCAGCCAGTTCGATCAGCGCGAACGGAGGCCGTGGGTTTTGGATCAGCACCAGAAAGGGGAGAGAAAGGCCCGCCACGGCCAGCGCTTGCAGGTGAAAGTAGCCGAACATCTTGAGCCGCTCGAACGAGCCCCATTGTTCGCGCAGACGGCGATACCGAGCATCCTCCTGTTTGCCGATCACACGGTTGAGGAGGATGTAGAATCCCAGCCGGCCCGCATAGAGCAGGACCAACATGGCCACGAGGACTTTCCGCTCGGTCTCGCCGGTGGCCTGGGTCGCATACCAGAGGACGGTGGCGATCAGGCCTGCACAGAATCCCACGTCTGCAATCGAGGCATTGCATATCCAGAGCTGAAGCAGCCACAGCCCTGCCATGATGACGCCCATAGCCACATACGCCGTGACGACAAGGGACAGAGGGTCCGATCCCATTATCGCATCCTCCCATATTCCCGATATTGCGCGGCACGTTTCACGTTGTACGCCTCACGAAGTTTGATCGGGATAGTCCCACAGATCCGCGCCCATAGTGGTCCGTCCCGCAAGCCAGGCGCGAAAGCCGGACAAGGGGAACGAAAGACGCCCTTGAAGCTTGCCACAGTTCATCGACAAATCGGGAGGCCTTGGTGCGCCAACATAGTCCCTCACGGAGCCAGGCCTGATCAGACCAGCCAGCTCCGGATACCAGGGAATGAGCGCTTGCCCGATCTCCCAGCGCGACAGCCGTTCCGCTCCTCCAAGGTGATAGAGGCCCGGCCGATCCTGGCCGATCAACTCCCACAGGGCTCGCGCCGTCATACCAGCCGGTAGCGGACAACGGAACTCATCGGTGAATAGAGTGAGTGATGTTCCCGCCCTCACCGCGTTCCGCATATCCTCGACAAAACTACGATCGCCGGTCGGCGACGTGCCGGCGTTCAGCCCCACACGAATCACACTATGCCGTGGGTTCTGCAGCACGAGGCGTTCGGCTTCTGCTTTGGTCTCTCCATACACGTTGAGCGGATTCACCGGATCCGTTTCGACGTACCAGTCCTTGGCGCCATCGAAGACTTGATCGCTGGAGAAGAAGAGAAAAGGAATCCCGGCCGCAAGTTCGGCAAGGAGCGACGTGGCCTCCACGTTGATGCGTCGAGCCTGAGATGGGTTCTGCTGGCAAGGTCCGGTCCGGCTCTGCGCCGCACAATGGATGACGACATGGGGATGGAGGTCGCGCCAGAGACGGCGTAGGACCCCCGCATCGGTCAGATCGACGTCCTGTCTGGTGAGACCCCGCACCTCCCACTGCGGCGCCCAGCGAGGCGCCGTCGTGAGGAGATAGTGGCCAATGAGCCCTGCCGCACCGGTAATGAGGGCGAGCGGTGCCATAAGGAAATATGCTGGTTAGCGCGTCAGCTTGCGGTAGCGAATGCGATGGGGCTGATCGGCCTCCTTGCCCATACGCTTCTTCCGATCCGCGTCATACTCGCTGTAGTTCCCTTCGAACCAGACCACCTTGCTGTCGCCTTCGAACGCCATAATATGGGTCGCGACCCGGTCCAGGAACCAACGGTCGTGACTGCTGATGACGGCGCAGCCGGCGAAACTTTCCAATCCTTCTTCCAGCGCACGCAAGGTGTTGATATCGAGATCGTTGGTCGGCTCGTCGAGGATGATGAGGTTCGCTCCCTCTTTCAGCATCCGGGCCAGGTGCACCCGGTTGCGTTCGCCGCCGGAAATATCCTTCACCTTCTTTTGTTGATCGGTGCCGGCAAAGTTGAACCGGGCGCAGTAGGCCCTGGCGTTGACTTCGGCCTTGCCGAGCATGATGGTATCGTGGCCCTCGGAGATGATGTCGTAGACGGATTTTTCCGGATCGAGGCTGCGATCCTGGTCCACGTAGCCCAGCTTGACCGTCTCGCCGATCTTGATCGTGCCGGTATCCGGCTTCTCTTTCCCGATGATCATGCGGAACATCGTCGTCTTGCCGGCTCCGTTCGGACCGATCACGCCGACAATTCCGCCCTTGGGGAGACTGAAGTTCACATTGTCATAGAGGACCTTGTCCCCGTAGGCTTTGCCGACACCTTGGGCTTCGACGACCACATCGCCCAGCCGCGGGCCCGGTGGAATGTAGATTTCCAGATCGGCCGCCTGCTCTTCCTGTTTCTGATTGACCAATTCTTCATAGCGGTTGAGCCGCGCTTTGCCCTTCGACTGACGGCCTTTCGGCGACATACGGATCCATTCCAACTCATGTTCCAACGACTTGCGGCGCTTCGATTCGGTTTTTTCTTCTTTTTCCAGCCGCACCTGCTTCTGTTCCAACCAGGAGGTATAGTTTCCCTGGAACGGAATGCCATGGCCGCGATCGAGTTCGAGGATCCAGCCGGCCACGTTGTCGAGGAAGTAGCGATCGTGCGTCACGGCGATGACCGTACCTTTATATTGCTGCAGATGCTGTTCGAGCCATTGCACGGACTCGGCATCCAAATGGTTGGTCGGTTCGTCGAGCAGGAGGATATCCGGCTCCTGAATCATCAAACGGCAGAGGGCCACCCGTCGTTTCTCGCCGCCCGAAAGCACGCCGATCTTCGCATCCGCCGGTGGGCAACGCAGCGCGTCCATGGCCACTTCCAGGACATTATCTAACTCCCATCCGTCTGCCGCTTCGATTTTTTCCTGGAGCTGCGCCTGCTTTTCCAGCAGTTTTTCCATCTCATCGGGCGTGGCCTCGCCCATCTTGTTGCTGACCGCGTCATACTCGCGCAACATGGCCACGAGCTCTTTCTTTCCTTCTTCGACAACCTCTTTCACCGTCTTCTCCGGATCGAGCTGCGGTTCCTGTTCCAGCAGACCGACGCTGTAGCCCTTCGAGCGGGTGATCTCCCCGGTATAGTTCTGGTCGGTTCCGGCAATGATCCTGAGCAGCGAACTCTTGCCCGATCCGTTGAGGCCCAACACGCCGATCTTCGCGCCGTAGTAAAACCCCAAATAGATCTCGCGCAATACCTGCTTCTTCGGCGGATAGATCTTGCCGACATTGACGAGTGAGAAAATGACTTGTTTATCGTTTGTGGTCGCCATGCATTCCCCTACCTAGTAATGAACTGGTGAGTTGAAAAGAACCATCGTGCGGGATGCTCACAGGAACCTGTGCCAGCACCGACTACAGCGAATGCAAGACTTGGTGCCCTGCCTGTGCTTGAACGGCCAAGCCGGCAAGACCGGCCCTGACCTCCGACGCGTTGCGTACGGGGTTGGCAAAGGCCACCCGCCCACCCTGCATGCGGCCTGGCGTGGTGAGCCGAAGGTGAAAGCCCAACCGGTCCAATGCCGTCACTGTCGCCTGCTGCGCCTCGGCATTGCCGAATACGCGGGCCAGGAGCAGTAACGTCTCCGCCTGCTCGGTGTTAAATTCACGAATGAGGCTCGAGGCCTCATCCGCGAGCGGGTCCACGGCCGCTCCCGCGTAATCGTCCGGCATGACCCAACCCATCGATCCAAAGCCGCCGACGAAATAGATATCCGCCAATGCCATGCGGAAAAAACTAAAGTCCTCGAAGTCTACCCAGTAGGAGGCATTGGTATGGCGTGCCAGGTAGAGCTCGCGAACCTTAACCGCTTCCTCTCTCGGCACCCTGGTCGCCGACCCCATCAAGGTCACCCTGGCCGCACCCTGCGGATCGCTGCGGCTCTCTGGCGGTGTCACGAGCAGGCTGGCCCGTGGATCGCCCAACAGATTTTGCGTATGCATCGCCATCGTGCTGATCAAAAAGACCGGTTGCCCCTTGTCGTCCAACCCGTAGGGCATCACCGATCCGAAGGGCCAGCCAGGCTGCTTGCGCGAGAGCGTCGAGAGACTACCCGATGACTGTAAGTACACCAGCGTCTTGGCCCGCTCGGCATGGGACGGTTCAGGAACCTCAGGACCCTCTGAATCAGGCCCGCTGCTATGTTGTCGTGATGAAGACATGTCTAATCTCTTACTCCCTGCAATGGACCGGGTGACACCTTACCCTGGATCTGTCGAACATTTCCACTGAGGACGGGGTGTGCCGGAGGGGTCAGCTGGACGTAGACCGACAGGCTCGACACCGGCGTCGAGGAAGGCGAAGAACTGATCCGAAGGCCATTCATG carries:
- the ettA gene encoding energy-dependent translational throttle protein EttA, which gives rise to MATTNDKQVIFSLVNVGKIYPPKKQVLREIYLGFYYGAKIGVLGLNGSGKSSLLRIIAGTDQNYTGEITRSKGYSVGLLEQEPQLDPEKTVKEVVEEGKKELVAMLREYDAVSNKMGEATPDEMEKLLEKQAQLQEKIEAADGWELDNVLEVAMDALRCPPADAKIGVLSGGEKRRVALCRLMIQEPDILLLDEPTNHLDAESVQWLEQHLQQYKGTVIAVTHDRYFLDNVAGWILELDRGHGIPFQGNYTSWLEQKQVRLEKEEKTESKRRKSLEHELEWIRMSPKGRQSKGKARLNRYEELVNQKQEEQAADLEIYIPPGPRLGDVVVEAQGVGKAYGDKVLYDNVNFSLPKGGIVGVIGPNGAGKTTMFRMIIGKEKPDTGTIKIGETVKLGYVDQDRSLDPEKSVYDIISEGHDTIMLGKAEVNARAYCARFNFAGTDQQKKVKDISGGERNRVHLARMLKEGANLIILDEPTNDLDINTLRALEEGLESFAGCAVISSHDRWFLDRVATHIMAFEGDSKVVWFEGNYSEYDADRKKRMGKEADQPHRIRYRKLTR
- a CDS encoding DUF2470 domain-containing protein, which encodes MSSSRQHSSGPDSEGPEVPEPSHAERAKTLVYLQSSGSLSTLSRKQPGWPFGSVMPYGLDDKGQPVFLISTMAMHTQNLLGDPRASLLVTPPESRSDPQGAARVTLMGSATRVPREEAVKVRELYLARHTNASYWVDFEDFSFFRMALADIYFVGGFGSMGWVMPDDYAGAAVDPLADEASSLIREFNTEQAETLLLLARVFGNAEAQQATVTALDRLGFHLRLTTPGRMQGGRVAFANPVRNASEVRAGLAGLAVQAQAGHQVLHSL
- a CDS encoding DUF1295 domain-containing protein — protein: MGSDPLSLVVTAYVAMGVIMAGLWLLQLWICNASIADVGFCAGLIATVLWYATQATGETERKVLVAMLVLLYAGRLGFYILLNRVIGKQEDARYRRLREQWGSFERLKMFGYFHLQALAVAGLSLPFLVLIQNPRPPFALIELAGLLIWMVAIAGEAMADWQLAQFRSKSWNRDRVCRDGLWYYSRHPNYFFEWLHWWAYVVMAIGTPGWLLTWIGPIAMGWALVKVTGIPLAEAQALASRGEDYRIYQQTTNAFIPWWPKRQPIERG
- a CDS encoding SDR family oxidoreductase, with amino-acid sequence MAPLALITGAAGLIGHYLLTTAPRWAPQWEVRGLTRQDVDLTDAGVLRRLWRDLHPHVVIHCAAQSRTGPCQQNPSQARRINVEATSLLAELAAGIPFLFFSSDQVFDGAKDWYVETDPVNPLNVYGETKAEAERLVLQNPRHSVIRVGLNAGTSPTGDRSFVEDMRNAVRAGTSLTLFTDEFRCPLPAGMTARALWELIGQDRPGLYHLGGAERLSRWEIGQALIPWYPELAGLIRPGSVRDYVGAPRPPDLSMNCGKLQGRLSFPLSGFRAWLAGRTTMGADLWDYPDQTS